The DNA region GTGATAGACCAGCATCCTGCAGGGCCGCTTGAACGACTTGTTCGGTTAAAGGCTCCAGTCTGGCAGGATAACGATTTGTTAACGCGAGAGGGCAGGGAGCAAGTTCAGGAAACGGTTGCTCTATATGAATCCCAGATTCACCCGCTAATACCTTTTTCCAACTGGATTCCAGACAACCCAGCGCTGAAACCAGGCCAATCCCAGTCACCACCACTTCCTGCGAGCAAGCCATGCAAGGCCATCACCCACTCAAAACTTAAACCTCAAAACTTAAATCACCCTTTCTTCAAATTTTCTCCACCCTTGACGATCTTGAGCGACTCAATGCGATCGCCCTGTTGAATTCGGTCTACGGTTTCCATGCCTTTTGTGACATAACCAAACACGGCATAGTTGCCATCCAAAAAGCTGAGGTCAGTGAGGGCAATGTAAAACTGGGAGGAAGCTGAATCGGGCAGGGATGATCTGGCCATCGCTACTGCCCCACGAGTATGACGCAGTTTTGGTTTAGTTGAAATGCCAGCGGTTTCCAGGGTTTGATGATAAAGCGGTTTATCGGCTCCCTGGGGTTTAATTTCTAGAGGAATATAACGAGGTCTGGATGTAGCTGGATCAATATAGCTGCCCGTTCCCAAACGTTCGGCGGGAAAATTAGTATCTTTACTTTGAGGATCGCCTCCCTGCACCACAAACGGTTGGGGATCGCGCACCACTCGGTGAAATACCAGCCCGTTGTAGACACCTTGCTGAACCAGATCAATAAAGTTGCCTGCCGTAACGGGTGCATTTGTCCCATCCACCTCAATGGTGACGGTTTCTCCTTTCACCACCATGTCTACGGTTGCCTTGCCATTCAAGCTTGGGAGATTGGTGTCAACGCTGGCGATCGCCGTTGGACTGATAGATTGGCTGGGGGAAGGACTGGCAGACAGGGAAGTATTCGGTTGGGCCGCACAACTACCCACCATCAATGTCCCTACTACCAGGGTAAATACCAGCAAAGACCGCCATAACTTCTGCATCATAACCACCTAACTCTCAACACTGAAATCCAGGCCAGACTGTTTCATCTAGCAACCATTAAGCTTACGTTCTTTCAGCACCTTTTCCAGCGATCGTTACAGACCTTCCAGGGGAACCGCTAAGAAACGCGCCAGTTCAGCCCCCTGATTTTCCAACTGTGATAGGGGAATCGGTTGTCCAACCCGAGTCAGGGGAATATCCCGCATCCCCTTGACCCGCAAATACAATTCCCGTTTAGGATTCAAGCCTTCTCGCAAATCAACCCGCACAGCCTGGACATCACTGGTTTTACAGGTCACTTCAATGCGGCGATTTTTCCCCGGAAAGC from Leptodesmis sichuanensis A121 includes:
- a CDS encoding peptidylprolyl isomerase, which encodes MMQKLWRSLLVFTLVVGTLMVGSCAAQPNTSLSASPSPSQSISPTAIASVDTNLPSLNGKATVDMVVKGETVTIEVDGTNAPVTAGNFIDLVQQGVYNGLVFHRVVRDPQPFVVQGGDPQSKDTNFPAERLGTGSYIDPATSRPRYIPLEIKPQGADKPLYHQTLETAGISTKPKLRHTRGAVAMARSSLPDSASSQFYIALTDLSFLDGNYAVFGYVTKGMETVDRIQQGDRIESLKIVKGGENLKKG